The following is a genomic window from Thermoplasmata archaeon.
GCCGCGCGATCGAACCCATCGTCGAGGACCTCGCGAAACGGTATGCGGACAAGGTGACCTTCGTCAAGGTGAACACCGACGAGAACCCGAGGACGCCGCAGCAGTTCATGGTGATGGGCATCCCGACGATCCTGTTCTTCAAGAACGGAAAGCTCGTCGACCAGGTCGTCGGCGCGATGCCGCGCGGGCCGTTCGAGGAACGTGTCAAGAAGCACCTCGCATGACGACAGCTAGAAATAGGCATCCGTTCCTTCGAGGACGGGACACCATGAGCAGCCTCATCGAAATGCTCGCGAGCA
Proteins encoded in this region:
- the trxA gene encoding thioredoxin translates to MADKPIHVTDAEFEKAINEHPYVVVDFWAEWCAPCRAIEPIVEDLAKRYADKVTFVKVNTDENPRTPQQFMVMGIPTILFFKNGKLVDQVVGAMPRGPFEERVKKHLA